One window from the genome of Haloprofundus halobius encodes:
- a CDS encoding 50S ribosomal protein L22, producing MGINYSVEADPDTTAKAMLRERPISLKHSKAIARAIKGKRVDDAESYLQDVIDEKQSVPFKQHNSGVGHKGDIDGWDAGRYPNKASKDFLKLLENARNNATEQGFDGESMVIKHVAPHKVDEQMGRKPRAFGRADPWNTTLVDVELIIEEQEEDE from the coding sequence ATGGGAATCAACTACAGCGTCGAGGCCGACCCCGACACGACGGCGAAAGCCATGCTCCGGGAGCGGCCCATCAGCCTGAAGCACAGCAAGGCCATCGCGCGCGCCATCAAAGGCAAGCGCGTCGACGACGCCGAGTCGTACCTGCAGGACGTCATCGACGAGAAGCAGTCGGTGCCGTTCAAGCAGCACAACTCCGGCGTCGGCCACAAAGGCGACATCGACGGGTGGGACGCGGGTCGCTACCCGAACAAAGCGTCGAAGGACTTCCTGAAACTGCTCGAGAACGCGCGTAACAACGCCACCGAGCAAGGGTTCGACGGCGAATCGATGGTCATCAAGCACGTCGCCCCCCACAAGGTCGACGAGCAGATGGGGCGCAAGCCCCGCGCGTTCGGACGAGCGGACCCGTGGAACACGACGCTCGTCGACGTGGAGCTCATTATCGAAGAACAGGAGGAAGACGAATAA